AGCGTGGCGGGCCGCTCGAGCGAAAGCCGCGACAGCGCCGCCTTCACCGCGCGGCCCGCCGCCGCTTCGTGGCGGCTCCGCGCCTGCCCGTCCTCGGCGCGGCGGTCCCGCGGGCCGCCGGCTTCGGCGGCCGGCCTGCCGCGGCGCGCGCGCGTGCCCGGGTCGCGGCCGCCCGCTTCCGCTTCCCGGAGGCGGACGACTTCGCCGGCCTCGCCGGGCGGGCGGCGGCGCGCACCGCGTCCACGATCTTCTGGTAGCCGGTGCAGCGGCAGAGCGTGCCGGCGAGGGCCACGCGCACCTCGTCCTGCGACGGCACGCGGCCGCGCAACGTCGCGAGCAGCGCCGCCGAGGTCACGACCATGCCGGGCGTGCACATGCCACACTGCGCGGCGCCCAGGTTCACGAACGAGCGCTGCAGGTTCGACAACCGGCCGTTGCGCGACAGGCCCTCGACGGTCGTCACCTTCGCGCCGGCCGCGTGCGCCGCGGGCACCAGGCAGCTGTTCACGGGCAGGCCGTCGAGCAGCACCGTGCACGCGCCGCACTCGCCCTCGCCGCAGCCTTCCTTCGTGCCGGTCAGTCCGCACTCCTCGCGCAGGACGTCGAGCAGCCGCTTGAGCGGCGGAACGGACACGCGCCGGCGCGCGCCGTTCAGCGTGAACGTCAGGGTCACCCGTCCGTTCATTCCCCTTCCCCTTCCTCCACGCCGCTCTCGTGCCGCAGGTTCGCGAACGGCGGCGCGCCGTACGCTTGCTCGAAAGCCGCCAGGAGCGCCGCCTCCTCGCCCGCGGCGTCCGCGCACGGTTTCCAGGCGATGGGCAGCGCGTAGGCGTCCGCGAGCTGCCAGACGTATCGCCCTCCCCAGTGGGCCACGTTCCTGCCTTCGCCGAAGCGCAGCCAGCGCTTGATCCGCTGCTGCAGCAGGCTTCGCACCCCGGGGCCCCGTGCGCGCCCGACGTACAGCACGCACGCGCCGGCCACCCACCTCTCCGCGAGAGCCTCGCTCTTCACGTTCGGGTCCATGCCCCGCCAGAACGCGGCCGTCCCGCGCGGATTGAAGCGCGGCGCTGCGCCGCTCTCGCGCACCATGACGTACACGCCCGTGTCGCGCGGCACGCCCGCGCAATCCTCGCGCCTCAGGTCGCGGGCGCTCACGAACCCCTCGAAACCCGCGGCCCGCAGGGTCGCGATGCAGTCGGATCCGGCGGCGCAGGCGATCGCGCTCACGCGCCGTCCCCGGCGAGCGCGCGCAGGACGCGCTCCGGCGTCGCCGGGATCTCGTCGAGCCGGCGGCCCGTCGCGTGCGCGATCGCCTCGATGACGGCCGGCGCGGGCACGTCAATGGGCAGCTCGCCGACGCCCTTGGCGCCGAACGGCCCGCCCGAGTACGGAATCTCGACGATCTCCACGTCGAGCGGCGGCGCGTCGGCCGAAGTCGGGATGATGTAGTTCGTGAGCTGGTGATTCCACACGCGCCCGTCCTTCCAGCGCACTTCCTCGAGCAGCGCCCAGCCCAGGCCCTGCAGGGTGCCTCCCTCGATCTGACCCGAGGCGAGCACCGGGTGAACGGCACGGCCGATGTCCTGCGCCGTCGTCACCCGCACCACCTTCGTCTCGCCTGTGTCGAGGTCCACCTCGACTTCGGCGGCAAGCGCCGCGTAGGCGAAACAGCCGTAGGCGTCGCCACGATAGGTCGCGTCGTCCCACTCGACCGCGGCCGGCTTCTCGTACTGCTGCTCGATCCTCAGGGCGCCGCGCTCCCGCGACCAGCGCAGCGCGACCGCGTGGAAGTCACGCTCCCCGGAGCAGGCGTGCTCGGCGAACAGCTCGAGCTTCTCCTTCATGCGCCGCGCGCAGCGCTCGAGCAGCCCGCCGACCACCATCAGCGTGCGGGACGCCACGGTCGGCCCGCTGTCGGGCACGAACGCGGTGTCGGGCACGTGGATCGCCACGCGCGTGGCCGGCAGTCCGAGCACCTGCCCGACGATCTGCGCGAACGTCGTGATGGCGCCCTGGCCGATCTCGGTGTTCGCGACCTTCACGCACGGCCAGCCGTCGGGCCCGAGTTCGAGCGCGGCCCGCGAGGCGAGCGTGACCTCGCCGCTGCCGGTGAAGCCCGCGCCGTGCTGGACGAGGGCGAGCCCGAGCCCGCGGCGCAGGCGACGACCGCCCGCCGTGGCGCGGCCGGTGCGCTCGGCGGCCGCGGCCTTCGCGTTCGCCCGCTCGAGTCGCGCGCGCGTGGCCCGCCAGCCGGCGCGCTTCAGCGTGCGCTCCAGCACCGCGTGCGCGCCGACGCTCTCGCGCAGCACCTGCCCGGTGGGCGTCACGTCGCCTTCGCGCACCGCGTTCCGCCGGCGCAGCTCGGCCGGATCCATGCCGAGTGCCGCGGCGATCCGGTTGATGTGGCACTCGAGCGCGAACAGCGTCTGCGGCGCGCCGAAGCCGCGAAAGGCGCCGTTCGGAGGCGTGCTGGTGGCGACCACGCGCGCGACGATACGCGCCGCGGGCCAGCGGTAGGGTCCGCCGGCGTGGATCGCGCCGCGCGAGAGCACGACCGGCGAGAGCGTCACGTACGCGCCGCCGTCCAGCACGACGTCGGCCTCGAGCGCGAGCAACGTGCCGTCGCGCTTCACGCCCGCGCGCAGCCGGGTGCGCGAGGGGTGGCGCTTGGTCGTGGCGGCGATGTCCTCGAGCCGGTCGTAGGCGATCTTGACCGGACGGCCGCTCTTCCACGCCAGCAGCGCCGCGTGCGCGGCGATGATGGACGGGTACTCCTCCTTGCCGCCGAACCCGCCGCCGGTGACCGTCTGCGTGACGCGGACCTTCTCGCCGGGCAGCGCGAAGGCGCGCATCAGCGCCTCGTGCACGTAGTAGGGGCACTGCAGCGACCCGCGCACCCACAGGCCTCCCTCGGCCGTGCGCTCTGCGAGCATCGCGTTGTTCTCGATGTAGAGCTGCTCCTGGTGGCCGGTGCGGTACTCGGCCTCGATCACCAGGTCGGCGTCCGCGAACGCGGCGGCGAGATCGCCGCGCTCGATGAGGATGCGCTTGAAGACGTTGTCCTCGCCGTACAGGAGCGTTTCGGCGGCGAGCGAAGCTTCGACGGTCAGCACCGCCGGCAGCGGTTCGTATTCGACGCGCACCGCCGCGAGGGCGGCCTCGGCGCGCTCGGGGTCCTCGTGCGCGAGGAGCAGGATGGGCTCCTCGGCGTGGCGGACGAATTCCGAGGCCAGCAGCGGCTGATCGTCCTCGATCAGGGCCACGACGTTGTCGCCGGGAATGTCGCGGTGGTCGCAGACCGTGACGCCCTTCCAGTCGAACGCCGGATCCAGCGTCACCCGCGTCACGCGCCCGCGCGCGATCGTCGAGCGCACCGTGCGCCCGTGCAGCACACCGGGCACCCTGAGGTCGTCCAGGTAGCGCGCGCGGCCCGTCACTTTGTCCGCGGCGTCGAGACGCGGCAGCGGAACGCCGACCGAGGCGGGCAGCTCGAGCTTTCGACGGGTGGTGATCTCGCGGGAAGACGTCCGGGGGCGCGCCATGCACGCACTGTAGAGGACTTTCGGCGATTCGGCATCCGCCGCGGGCCGGCCGGGCCTCGAGTTCACGCATCGCTCACGCGTCGCCGCGCGTGCGCCTTCTGCTATCGTCCGCCGCCGTGACGCCACTCCGTTCCGCCCGCACCCTTCGCATGCTCGCCACGCTGGCGCTGGCAGGCACGCTCGGCGCCTGCGCGCCGCACACCGGGACCACGCTCGCCACGCACGGCAGGCGCTGGTTCGGAACGATCTCGCCGCCGCGCGCGAACGTCCTGCGCTTCAATCTCGGGGCCGAGCCCGAGCTGATCGATCCCGGTGTCACCTCGGGACAGACCGAAAGCCGCGTCTCCCGCATTCTCTTCGAAGGCCTCACCAGCTCGGACCCGCAGACGCTGCAGCCCATCCCCGGGCAGGCGTATCGCTGGGAGATCTCGGCGGACGGGCTCACCTACGTCTTCCACCTGCGGCCAGGGCTGGTGTGGAGCGACGGCCGTCCGCTCGGCGCGGAGGACTTCCTGTGGTCGTGGCGCCGCGCGCTGGCGCCCCGCAGCGCCTCTCGCGCGGCGGGCCTGCTCTACCCGATCGTCAACGCGGAGCGCTACAACCGCGGCGAGCTCGACGACTCGACCCAGGTGGGGCTCGCCGCGCCGGACGACTCCACGTTCGTCGTCCGGCTGCGCGCGCCGACGCCGTACTTCCTGTTCCTCACCTCGTACACGACCTTCCTGCCCGTTCCCCGGCACGCGATCGAAACCTGGGGCCGCACCTGGTCGGCGCCCGGGCACATCGTCTCGAACGGCCCCTTCCTGCTGAAGGTGCACCGCCAGAACGAGCGCCTCGAGTTCGCGAGGAACCCGCGCTTCTGGGACGCGGGGAACGTGCGCCTCGACGGCATCGTCGCCTACCCGGTGGACGACCTGAGCACGTGCGTCAACCTCTACAAGTCCGGCTCCGTGGACTGGAACCCGAGCGGCTACATTCCCTCGCCGTTCCTGCCGCTCATGCGCGAGTACTCGGACTACGTGACCGGCGAGTACCAGGGCACCTACTTCTACAGCTTCAACGTCACCCGCAAACCGTTCGACGACGTGCGCGTGCGCCGCGCGCTCAACCTGGCGATCGACCGCGAGGCCATCGCCCGCGACCTGCTCAAGGGCACGCGCCGCGCGTGGGGCCGCATCACGCCTTCGGGCTATCCGGGCTACGAGGGTCCGCCGCAGATCGGCTACGAGCCCGGGGCGGCGCGCCGGCTGCTCGCCGAGGCCGGCTACCCGGGCGGCCGCGGCTTCCCGAAGTTCTCGATCCTGTTCAACACCAGCGAGGACCACCGCCGCATCGCCGAGGCGGTGCAGGCGATGTGGAAGCGCGAGCTGAACGTGCCGGTCGAGTTGCTGAACATGGAGTGGGGCACGGTGCAGCAGGCGACCGTCGCGCTGCGCTACGACGTCACCCGCCGCTCGTGGATCGGCGACTACCTCGACCCCAACTCGTTCCTCGGGATCCTGCGCACCGGTGACGGCAACAACCGCACCGGCTGGAGCGACCCGCGGTACGACGCGCTGCTGGACGCGGCGGCGCGGGAACTCGACGCGGCGCGGCGATTCCGGCTGCTGGCTCAGGCCGAGAAGATCGCGCTCGACGCGGCCGTCTTCATCCCCATTTATCACTACTCGACGCACGAGCTGGTCAAGCCCTACGTGCGCGGCATCTACCACACGGCGCTCGACGTGCACCCGCTGACGCGCGTCTGGATCGACCGTGACTGGCGCGAGCACGAAGCCATCGTGGCGGCGCCCGCCTCGCGCGCCGGGCGGCACGAGGCCCGCGGCGCTCCCGGCGCGCCCGCCCCGAGCGACGGCCGTCCTCCCGCGGGCGGCGCGTGGCGGCGATGACCACCTACGTCCTGCGCCGGATCCTGCTGTTCGTGCCCACGCTCTGGGTGATCGCGACGCTGTCGTTCTTCATCGTGCGGCTCGCGCCCGGCGGACCCTTCCAGTCCGAGAAGGAGATCCCGGCCGCGGCCAGGGCGCAGCTCATGCGAACCTACGGACTCGACCGCCCGCTCCCGGAGCAGTACGTGCGCTTCCTCGCCAACGCGGCGCGCGGGGACTTCGGCGTTTCGTACCGTTATCCGCAGCGCCAGGTGCGCGAGATCGTCTCCGCCGGCTTCCGGGTCTCGGCCGAGCTGGGCGGCTGGGCGCTGCTGCTCGCCGTGCTGGCGGGCGTTCCGCTCGGCGTGCTCGCGGCGGTGAAGCGGAACCGGCTGGCCGATCACGCCGTCATGGGGCTCGCGCTGGCCGGCGTGTCGGTGCCGAACTTCGTCCTCGCGCCGCTGCTCGTGCTGATCTTCGCCCTGACGCTCTACTGGCTCCCGCCCGCGCTCTGGAACGGGCCGGCGAGCCGTGTGCTGCCCGTGATCGCGCTGTCGCTCATGTACGTCGCGTTCATCGCCCGGCTCGCGCGCGCCGGCATGCTCGAGGTGCTGGGCCAGGATTTCGTCCGCACGGCGCGCGCCAAGGGGCTCGCGGAGCCCGCCGTGATCGCGCGGCACGCGCTGCCGCTGGGAGTCCTGCCGGTGGTTTCGTTTCTCGGGCCCGCCGCGGCTCGCGTCGTGATGGGTTCGATCGTGATCGAGCAGGTGTTCGCCATCCCCGGCCTTGGGCGCCAGCTCGTGGGCGCGGCCTTCAACCGCGACTACACGCTCGTGCTGGGCATCGTGCTTTTCTACGCGGCGCTGCTGCTCGTTCTGAACCTGCTGGTGGACCTCGCCTACGCGAAGCTCGACCCGCGCGTGGAGCTCTCGTGAGCATCGGCCTCGCCCCCCCGGCGACCGTCGCGCAGCCCGCGGGTGAGGCACGGGCCTCGCGCTCGCTCTGGTCCGACGCCTGGCGGCGCCTGCGGCGCAACCGCGTCGCCGTCGCCTCGGGGCTCTTCCTCGTGGCCGTCTGTGCGATCGCCGCTCTGGCGCCGTGGATCCCGTTCGTGCAGGACCCGGCAGCGCAGGATCTGGCCCGCGGCGCGACGCCACCGTCGTGGGCGCACTGGTTCGGCACCGACGACCTCGGCCGCGACCTGTTCGCTCGCGTCCTCTTCGGCGGGCGCATCTCGATGCTGGTCGGGATCGTCGGCACGCTCGTCAGCCTGGCGATCGGCGTCACCTGGGGCGCGGTCGCGGGCTATGCCGGCGGCAAGCTCGACGAGCTGATGATGCGCATCGTGGATGTGCTCTACTCGCTGCCCTACCTGTTCCTGGTGATCCTGCTGCTGGTGTTCTTCGAGCGCTCGCTGCTCATGCTGTTCGTCGCCCTCGGCCTGGTGCAGTGGCTGACCATGGCGCGTATCGTGCGCGGGCAGGTGCTGTCGCTGAAGGCGCAGGTGTTCGTCGAGGCCGCGCGCGCGCTGGGCGCCGGCGACGGTGCCATCCTCGCCCGCCACATCGTGCCCAACACGCTCGGTCCGGTCATCGTCTACGCGACGCTGACCGTGCCGGCGGTCGTCCTGCAGGAGGCGTTCCTCTCGTTCCTCGGTCTCGGCGTGCAGCCGCCCGACGCCTCGTGGGGCACGCTCGTCGCCGACGGGGCGCGGACGATGGCGATCTTCCCGTGGCTGGTCACGTTCCCGGGGATCGCGCTGTCGCTGACGCTGCTGGCCTTCAACTTCCTGGGCGACGGCCTGCGCGACGCGCTCGATCCCCACGACCACGGCGACGTGAGCTGAACCCGGGCGCG
Above is a window of Candidatus Eisenbacteria bacterium DNA encoding:
- a CDS encoding peptide ABC transporter substrate-binding protein — protein: MTPLRSARTLRMLATLALAGTLGACAPHTGTTLATHGRRWFGTISPPRANVLRFNLGAEPELIDPGVTSGQTESRVSRILFEGLTSSDPQTLQPIPGQAYRWEISADGLTYVFHLRPGLVWSDGRPLGAEDFLWSWRRALAPRSASRAAGLLYPIVNAERYNRGELDDSTQVGLAAPDDSTFVVRLRAPTPYFLFLTSYTTFLPVPRHAIETWGRTWSAPGHIVSNGPFLLKVHRQNERLEFARNPRFWDAGNVRLDGIVAYPVDDLSTCVNLYKSGSVDWNPSGYIPSPFLPLMREYSDYVTGEYQGTYFYSFNVTRKPFDDVRVRRALNLAIDREAIARDLLKGTRRAWGRITPSGYPGYEGPPQIGYEPGAARRLLAEAGYPGGRGFPKFSILFNTSEDHRRIAEAVQAMWKRELNVPVELLNMEWGTVQQATVALRYDVTRRSWIGDYLDPNSFLGILRTGDGNNRTGWSDPRYDALLDAAARELDAARRFRLLAQAEKIALDAAVFIPIYHYSTHELVKPYVRGIYHTALDVHPLTRVWIDRDWREHEAIVAAPASRAGRHEARGAPGAPAPSDGRPPAGGAWRR
- a CDS encoding (2Fe-2S)-binding protein produces the protein MTLTFTLNGARRRVSVPPLKRLLDVLREECGLTGTKEGCGEGECGACTVLLDGLPVNSCLVPAAHAAGAKVTTVEGLSRNGRLSNLQRSFVNLGAAQCGMCTPGMVVTSAALLATLRGRVPSQDEVRVALAGTLCRCTGYQKIVDAVRAAARPARPAKSSASGKRKRAAATRARARAAAGRPPKPAARGTAAPRTGRRGAATKRRRAAR
- a CDS encoding xanthine dehydrogenase family protein, translating into MARPRTSSREITTRRKLELPASVGVPLPRLDAADKVTGRARYLDDLRVPGVLHGRTVRSTIARGRVTRVTLDPAFDWKGVTVCDHRDIPGDNVVALIEDDQPLLASEFVRHAEEPILLLAHEDPERAEAALAAVRVEYEPLPAVLTVEASLAAETLLYGEDNVFKRILIERGDLAAAFADADLVIEAEYRTGHQEQLYIENNAMLAERTAEGGLWVRGSLQCPYYVHEALMRAFALPGEKVRVTQTVTGGGFGGKEEYPSIIAAHAALLAWKSGRPVKIAYDRLEDIAATTKRHPSRTRLRAGVKRDGTLLALEADVVLDGGAYVTLSPVVLSRGAIHAGGPYRWPAARIVARVVATSTPPNGAFRGFGAPQTLFALECHINRIAAALGMDPAELRRRNAVREGDVTPTGQVLRESVGAHAVLERTLKRAGWRATRARLERANAKAAAAERTGRATAGGRRLRRGLGLALVQHGAGFTGSGEVTLASRAALELGPDGWPCVKVANTEIGQGAITTFAQIVGQVLGLPATRVAIHVPDTAFVPDSGPTVASRTLMVVGGLLERCARRMKEKLELFAEHACSGERDFHAVALRWSRERGALRIEQQYEKPAAVEWDDATYRGDAYGCFAYAALAAEVEVDLDTGETKVVRVTTAQDIGRAVHPVLASGQIEGGTLQGLGWALLEEVRWKDGRVWNHQLTNYIIPTSADAPPLDVEIVEIPYSGGPFGAKGVGELPIDVPAPAVIEAIAHATGRRLDEIPATPERVLRALAGDGA
- a CDS encoding ABC transporter permease; the protein is MGLAPPATVAQPAGEARASRSLWSDAWRRLRRNRVAVASGLFLVAVCAIAALAPWIPFVQDPAAQDLARGATPPSWAHWFGTDDLGRDLFARVLFGGRISMLVGIVGTLVSLAIGVTWGAVAGYAGGKLDELMMRIVDVLYSLPYLFLVILLLVFFERSLLMLFVALGLVQWLTMARIVRGQVLSLKAQVFVEAARALGAGDGAILARHIVPNTLGPVIVYATLTVPAVVLQEAFLSFLGLGVQPPDASWGTLVADGARTMAIFPWLVTFPGIALSLTLLAFNFLGDGLRDALDPHDHGDVS
- a CDS encoding ABC transporter permease; this translates as MTTYVLRRILLFVPTLWVIATLSFFIVRLAPGGPFQSEKEIPAAARAQLMRTYGLDRPLPEQYVRFLANAARGDFGVSYRYPQRQVREIVSAGFRVSAELGGWALLLAVLAGVPLGVLAAVKRNRLADHAVMGLALAGVSVPNFVLAPLLVLIFALTLYWLPPALWNGPASRVLPVIALSLMYVAFIARLARAGMLEVLGQDFVRTARAKGLAEPAVIARHALPLGVLPVVSFLGPAAARVVMGSIVIEQVFAIPGLGRQLVGAAFNRDYTLVLGIVLFYAALLLVLNLLVDLAYAKLDPRVELS